One region of Rattus norvegicus strain BN/NHsdMcwi chromosome 13, GRCr8, whole genome shotgun sequence genomic DNA includes:
- the Rpl23al9 gene encoding large ribosomal subunit protein uL23-like, producing the protein MAPKAKKEAPAPPKAEAKAKALKAKKAVLKGVHSHKKKKTRTSPTFRRPKTLRLRRQPKYPRKSAPRRNKLDHYAIIKFPLTTESAMKKIEDNNALVFTVDVKANKHQVKQAVKKLYDIDVAKVNTMIRPDGEKKAYVHLAPDYDALDVANKIGII; encoded by the coding sequence ATGGCGCCGAAAGCGAAGAAGGAAGCTCCTGCCCCTCCCAAAGCCGAAGCCAAAGCGAAGGCCTTGAAAGCTAAGAAGGCAGTGCTGAAAGGTGTCCACAGTCACAAAAAGAAGAAGACCCGAACGTCACCCACTTTCCGGCGGCCCAAGACCCTGCGGCTCCGGAGGCAGCCAAAATATCCTCGAAAGAGTGCACCCAGGAGAAACAAGCTTGACCACTATGCTATCATCAAATTCCCACTGACCACCGAGTCGGCTATGAAGAAAATAGAGGACAACAACGCGCTTGTGTTCACTGTGGATGTTAAGGCCAACAAGCACCAGGTCAAACAGGCCGTGAAGAAACTCTATGACATAGATGTGGCCAAAGTCAATACAATGATACGGCCTGACGGAGAGAAGAAGGCGTATGTTCACTTGGCTCCTGATTACGACGCTCTAGATGTTGCCAACAAGATTGGGATCATCTAA